The window GAGGTTTGCCCGGGCTCAATACAGAAATTATAGGTACCGATTGACGGCATGCCGGTAGCTCCTCGCCGGCCATTTGCAGTTGAGCTGACGCCGACCTTACGAGCAGTGTAACTGTCATAGAGAAAAGTTGTCAGTTTTCCGCGGTCTAAGATGCGTTTCGGGTAAGTGGGTAGCCCCTCGCCATCAAATGGGGTGCTCGCAAGCCCGCGATAAACGTGAGGATCGTCAATCATGGTGATATCCGGCGAGGCGATTTGCTCACCCAGTTTATCTCCCAAAAATGAGGCCTTTTTGTAGACAAGATCACCATTGATGGCGCCGATAAGGCCACCGAGCAAACCCGCGGCAATCATTGGTTCAAAAATAACCGCGGCCTTTTGAGTGGCTACCGGTTTAGCTCCAAGCATACGCGCAGCCCGGGCGGCAGCGTTTTGGCCAATGGATTCCATACTTTCAAGATCTTCAAGATGCGCCCGCGAATCATACCAAACTTCTGTTTGAAGTTGACCATCGGCTTCTGCAATGGGGTTGCACCACGCGCTGATCCCAGTTCCCCGAGTTGTTCGAATGGTGCCGGTTGAGGTTTGCAGCGCAGACCATGATTCGCCAGAGGCAATGCCGCTGTCGCGAAACTTTTGAACCCTTGAATCGGTATCTCGGGCCGCTTGTTCCAGGGTATGGGCCATCCGAATTTTTTCGTCTGTAGATAAAGCGGCGATTGAAGGATCGTAGGGATCAAATTGGCTACCAGCATCAAGGGTACCTGACTCGGCGCGAGCAATATCGTTAAATTCGTCTTCCTCAACCTCATGGGCCATGGCAACCGTTCGTTCAACGAGCGCTTGAAGGCTCGATTTTCTGAAATCGCTGGTGGTGCAAAACCCAAGTTTTTTTCCGACGAAAACACGCAGCCCAACAGCTTTGGCCGTGGCCTGAGTGAGCGTACCGATTTTTCCGCTTTCGACTTTAACCTCAAAGTCGGTTCCGTAAGAGGCCATGCTGTCGGCCAGATCGACCCCAGCAGTTTTCGCGAGCTTTAAAAGCTCAGACGTAACTTCCAGAAGGGGCTCATGACTTAACTCGTTTTGTTCCATTGTGCAGTATCCCCTTTACCTATTGGCTTATGCCGGTGCCGCCAACCGTGACGTCGTCCATGCGAATGGTTGGCATACCCACGCCCACAGGTACTGTTTGACCATCTTTTCCGCAGCTTCCAATACCAGGATCCAGCTCTGGGTTGTTGCCCACCATGGATACGTTCTTCATGGCTTCAGGGCCGACGCCGATGAGCGTGGCATTTTTCACTGGCGCTGTGATGCGCCCGTTTTCAATCAGGTAACCTTCGCGGACTTCAAAGACAAAGTTTCCGTTGGAGATATCGACCTGCCCGCCACCAAAAGATGCGCAGTAGAGGCCATTTTGAACGCTTTGAATAATCTCTTCGTGAGTATGGGGACCCGGTGCCATGTAGGTATTGGTCATGCGGGGCATGGGTGCGCACTTGTAGTTTTGTCGCCGCCCACTGCCGGTGGATTCAATTCCCATAATACTGCCTGAGAGTTTATCGACCATATACCCCTTAAGAATGCCGTTTTCGATAAGTACTTTTTCTTTCGCGACGGTGCCTTCGTCGTCAACGTTGAGTGAACCGCGCCGATTCATAAGCTCGCCGTTGTCGATGACCGTCACAAGATCTGAGGCGACCTGTTCTCCGAGCTGCCCGGCATAAAGAGATGTCGCTTTGTGAATAAAGTCTGCTTCAAGTCCGTGACCCACAGCTTCATGCAAGAAAACGCCGCTCCAGCCAGGGCTCAGTACAACGGTTTGAGGACCGGCCGGTGCAGCTCCCGCCCCTATTTGGGAGATCGCCATACGGGCTGCTTCGGTGGCGACCATCTCGGGATTGAAATCAGTGAAAAAGTCAAAACCCACACGTCCGCCGCCGCCATGGCTTCCAGTGTGTCGCTCGCCCTTTTCATCAATGACCATCGCCATAAAACTCAGCCGGCACATCGTGCGCCGGTCGTCGACGAGTGTTCCGTCACTTGTGGCGATGAGGATATCTTTGGTGCTGTCGGAGAAGCTTCCCATCACCTGGGTGATACGAGGGTCGTACGCGTGGGCCACTTCGTCGCCGCGTTTAAGTAAGGCGACTTTTTCTGCTGGCGCAATGCTGTCGGGGGCTACGTTGATGGGGTAACGGTTTGGGACAGGACACGCTTTGATTTGAATCGGGCCAGGGCTTCCGCCTTCTTTGGCAATTGAAGCGGCGACCTCTGCGGTTTTTTTCAAAGCGGCAGGGTCTAGGTCATCGCAGTAGGCGTAACCAACTTCTGTGCCGGCGATGACTCGAATTCCAACCCCCATGGATACGCTATGGGCCGTGGCTCGAATTTTTTTCTCTTCCAATGAAACGCTGCTGGCAGTGGTTCGTTCCACGTAGATATCGGCTGCGCTTGCTCCACGTCCCATGGCGATGCTGAGCAGTTCTTCGAGAAGGGATACCGGAACGGACTGTGTGAGCTGTGTTTGCATAGTTATCTAGGGATAGCAGCAAAAACAGCGTAGGCAAACACCTGAAAAATCACGAAAAAAAGGGGATTGATTACGATGATGGAGCACTGGTGATTTCGCTTAAAATTTGCTCACACAACTGGGCGTTCCAAAGAATGCTCAAATGACCTGAGCCGCCGAGGCTACTGACGCGTTGACCGAAGCAGGCTGACTCTGCGGGAATGATTTGGCTGTCGAGTGGGCTGTGGAATGTAAGCACGCAGTCGCCAGGTTCGTGATTTAAAGCCTGGAGCAAGGGTGAACCCGGTTGGAGCTGAAAGCCAAGCTGACCCGGCATAAAAACCGCAAGACGGGTTCCGTGGTGCGGCGTAGCGACGGTGAAAGTTGCTTGGCAATAGCGCCCAGGACTTTGGGATGGTCCGAGGCGTGCAGCGAGCCCGGCGATACCGTGGGCGACGAGGTAAGGTTTTTCTCCGCCAATCAGGCTGCTGAAGCGTTCGAGTTCTTCACATAAGTTGTCGGCCATACGGTCAATAGCCCCACGTGAAAAAGCAACGGGTAGGATGTAGACATTACGTGCGCCTTTTGCCCGGAGGGATTTGTAAAGCCCGTACATCGGTCCTCCCCAGCCCCACAATGTGCCGCTGACCAAGCAAATGGGCGGTCCTCCATTGGGGTCGAACTCTCTTCTTTTGTGCATGATGATGGCCCATGGGCACAGTGCCACGGCTACCAGCGTTGCTAAGAAGTTTCCAAGAGCGGCTTCGGCATAATCTCTAATAATGGAGGGGCCTGCGGTGCGCCCACTGCTTACGCTATCGAAGTGGTGAATCGCGGCGGCCAAGACTTCGCCAATAACTAAGACCGTTGAGATAAACTGTAAAAGAAATAGGATCATATACTTTATTTAGCGACCGCGACTGCACATGAATGACGGATAACCGTGACTCGAATTTGACCCGGGAAAACCATTTCATCCTCAAGGTCGCGAGCAACGTCTTCAGCCAGTGGATGCAGCTCTTCGTCGGGAACGTATCGCATTTTGGTGTTTTTATTGCCGCTCTCTGGGTTTTCTTCACGGCCGGGCACCATGATGCGAACTTCGCGGCCAGCATGCATTACATCCACCCTTTCAACTTCAGGGTGGCGGCTTGCGATATCTTGAATTTGTCGAACCCTATCGAGGTAGAGCGTGATGGTCTCTCGCCGCGCACCAGGTCGCGCTCCGCTGATCGCGTCGGCGGCCGTGACGATAAAGGCGTAGGGCGTCTCCATGGGTTCGTCGTTGTGGTGCGAGCCAATGGCATTGCTGACCCATTCATTTTCTCGGCATCTTCGTGCAACTTCGGCTCCTAGGACGGCGTGGGAACCTTCCCGTTCGTGAGTCATCGCTTTACCGATGTCGTGTAAAAGACCGGCCCGTCTTGCCAATTGAACATCGAGTCCCATTTCCTGAGCCAGCATGCCTGAGAGGTAAGCAACCTCAACGGCATGTTTAAGCTGGTTTTGACTGTAGCTTAAACGGAACTTGAGTCTTCCCACGAGGGCCATAATGTCTGGATGAGCTTCTTTGAGCCCGAGCTCTTTAAAGGCTTTGCGAGCAGCATTTTTAAGTTCGCGGTCAATCTCTTCGTTGGTACGTTTACAGATTGTTCGAACCTTGTTGGATGCCGAGATGCTTTTGTTGGAAAGCTGCCTCAAAACACGCCGACCGATTTCACGCCCTAGAGGGTCGTCGCCACGAACAAGTAGAGAGTTCTCCAGCTTGCCTTCTTCAAGTGTGAAGTCGATGTGCTCGTGCAGGATTTTTCGAGCATCGCTCTCTGGATCTGCGAAGATAATTTTTGTTTTAGGATTAGGGAACGGGATGATATTTTGAATTCTTTCAAGGTGACCTGAAACGGAAATTCGTTCCATCATTCTCCCCATAAGCTGGCGGGCATTGAAGGTAGCGTTTTGCTCTTGCTCATCGCGGCTCTTCGTTAAAAACCGTTTTGCTCGCCACTTAGCTTCGTCTTTGCGCTCTTGGACACATTCTTTGAGCAAGGCCTTTTGTAAAGCGCCGGAGCGCTCTTCGAGCAATGCCAGCTCTTTAGCTTCCGCAGCTACAGCTTGCTGAACGAGATTTTCAAGTTGGGCTTGCTGGCTCTTTAAGTTGGTTTCGCGGCCTTGAATGACTTGTTGATCTTCACGAGATCTTTGGAGCCGCTGGGCTTGGCGTTCCAGCCGGTTTTTCAGAGCTGTTTCACGCTTCTCTACAATCGAGGTGTTTTCTTCACTTTCGTTGTTTAGCTGAATCTGGAGCAGCGTCTTACGAGCAGTAGCATCCCGCTGCGCTTTTTCTTCTGAAGCTTTTTGAAGCGCGCGGGTTTCATTTTTGAGGCGGTCCATGTCTCGTTGAATCTGAGTACGCTTCTGGTTGTAACGTAAATGGAGCAGGAAGGCGCTTAAGAGCGCGGCGCCTCCTCCAAAGATACATATGTTCCAAAAGCTTAGATTAATCATCGCGTGATAGCCTAAATAAGAGTCTACCATTGAGAATACGACTGGTAAGAGACTTTACCAACTAGAAGATCGATTTTTAAGGAAATGGCGTTTTTGATGGCTGGGCGAAGTTTATTCTTCGTCCCATCGAAAAAGCGAAACATAGAGCATTTGATCGTCGTTGTGGGTCGCAATATTGAGCTGGGGCCATGTGCTTAAGCAAGCTTCCGGCAATTCGGCTTCTTCAAGAACCATGGGCTGCTCAAGGGTGACGCCCGCGGGCAGCAAAACCTTGGTCGAACCGGCAATCATGTTGGCCAGCTCGCCAAATGTGTCATGAACCGCATCTTCACCAAGCATGCTGTCGTCAACTTCGTACATAATGGATGCAGCTTCTCGGGCCAGTGATTCTTGGCAGCTCAGGAGGAGACCACCTTGCCATGTGCCGGTTGCTTCCATCCAGGCGCAGAGAAATTCACTGTTGATATCGTCTCGTGACGAGCCATCCGCACTGCGTTCGAGATCAAGGGACACGACTGTCGACCAGACCGAGCGGACAATGTCGAATAAGTCGTTATCGTTTACGGACATACCTTGATTCATCCCAATTCTTTAGCCACCAACCAGCCTACTGCGCCGCATAGGTGCCATATTGACTAGCGGGTGTATACCGCTATCGTATTCTATACCAGCAATCCCGACAAAAAATGCACGTAGTGCGCAGCTTTCCTAAACCAAGTGCCTAGAAAACCTAAAAATTTTAGCCAGTTGTCCGTTTTTGTTCTTCTGCATTGATGCCGATCTTATTAAAAAATAGGCCTTCCACGGTTTTCTTGGAAATATCCCATAAAAGCTCGCGGTCGGTGTTGTTTGAAAATAGCCCTAAATCCACTTTGAAGGCTCCTTTATCGGCTCTGCCGCCCCCATAAAACTCACCATGGGGACCTTTACCAAGAAGCTCTTTGATGAATCGGTCGGGTTCAACCACATTACTGGTTGTCCGCAGCGAGCCATCTATAAATTGATTGTTGACGATCCCGTAGCAAAGGACCGTGTCGATTCCTTCTCGCTGCAGTAAGTAATCGGCTGCTTGGCCGATGCTGTCGCGGTCTTCTTCCCTCACAAAGCCAGCGCCGGCGATCATGAACGTGTCGGCGATCACCTTGTTGGCAAAGCAGCGCTGAGTGATTTCCATCGTTCGCGGCGAGATGCTTTGCATTGAAATCGACATCAAAAGCTCGTGGTCAGCGTAGGGTGCTAGATACGAGGCAGCTCGGTAGTCAATTTCGCGTGCCAGGAGGTAATCGTCGGTATCGCTTCGGATTCCGTAAAGCAGAGCACTGGCAAGTTTTGCACAGGCTGGGTTTTCTCTGTCGAAGATCGCCAGACCTTCCATGAAGTATTCTGCATAAATTGAGCAGGTTGAACCGCAATCTTCACGAACATCCACGAATTCCGCTTCGGTTTCGATCTGGAGCTTATGGTGGTCGACAATGGATATGACGGGCAGGTTCTCAAGGCGTCCCGGAAGCTGAAAGAGCTGGGAGTCTACGATCACAACGCCATCAAAGTTGTCTGGATCGAGTTTGGCCTCATACCGAACCATTTCAATCGCAAGCTTCTTCACCAGCGCCCGGTTCTCTTGATGCGAAATATCATCGAAGTAGAGGATAATCGTTTCAATGTCGTAGTTCTGGCAAAGAAAAGCGTGTGCCATTGCGCTGCCAATGCTGTCGGGATCCGGAAAACCACGAATGGCAATGATGTGCTTTTGACCAGCACACTTTTTCAGCACATCGGCAAGTCCGGGGCGCGACGTTTCCGGCAGTACTTCTTCTGGATTACTTGAAGTCATGGAGAAATCTTAAGGGTTTCCGGAGATGCCAACAAGCGGCAGAAGAATGTATTTACTCTGAGCGTGACCTCTGACCCAAGTATGTTAGGGTATGTCCTCTGCATACCTAGCGAGGAATGATGCCCCAATTATCAGAATTATCGATTGCTCAACTCTCTAAGCTCCTGGAGCAAAATAAACTAGGAGAGGTGGAGATCGCTGAACTTAAAGGGGATTCTCGTCAGGGCGCCCGTAAGTTGGCTGCGGCGGCGATCCGGAAAAAAGAACAGGACACCCAAGAGCAAGAGCGCTTGGTTCAAATGACTAACTTCGAGCGTAAGCTTTGGAAGGGCGGCATTCTCCATGTAGCGGGCGTGGATGAAGTGGGAGCTGGGCCCTTGGCTGGGCCGGTGGTCGCAGCTGCTGTGGTGCTACCCCCTGAGGTCCTCATCCCCTATGTGAATGACTCAAAAAAGCTGAGCGCAAAACGCCGGGAAACCTTGGAGCAAGAGATCAAAGAGTTGGCCGTAAGCTATTCGCTTGGTTTTTGCTCACCCGCTGAAATCGATGACCTCAATATTTATCAAGCCTCTCGCGAAGCAATGCGCCGGGCTGTCAGCGGCTTGAATATTAAGCCAGATTATCTCTTGGTCGATGCACGCTCGGTGCCGGGCATTGGTGTGGAGCAACTTGCAATCAAGGGCGGTGACGCCAAAAGCCAAACCATTGCGGCGGCGAGTATTTTGGCGAAAGTGTATCGCGATGAACTTATGCATGAATATGCGAAGGAGTACCCGGGCTATGGTTTCGAAAACCACGCAGGCTATCCGACCAAAGTGCATGTGGAAGCTTTAAAGCGTTTAGGCCCAACACCTATTCATCGGCAGACGTTTGGTCCTGTTCGCGATTGCTTGCTTTAAACTGTCGAACGATTCGGACCACGGCTTTGATTGCGGCGCCGGTTCC is drawn from Deltaproteobacteria bacterium and contains these coding sequences:
- a CDS encoding TldD/PmbA family protein, which translates into the protein MEQNELSHEPLLEVTSELLKLAKTAGVDLADSMASYGTDFEVKVESGKIGTLTQATAKAVGLRVFVGKKLGFCTTSDFRKSSLQALVERTVAMAHEVEEDEFNDIARAESGTLDAGSQFDPYDPSIAALSTDEKIRMAHTLEQAARDTDSRVQKFRDSGIASGESWSALQTSTGTIRTTRGTGISAWCNPIAEADGQLQTEVWYDSRAHLEDLESMESIGQNAAARAARMLGAKPVATQKAAVIFEPMIAAGLLGGLIGAINGDLVYKKASFLGDKLGEQIASPDITMIDDPHVYRGLASTPFDGEGLPTYPKRILDRGKLTTFLYDSYTARKVGVSSTANGRRGATGMPSIGTYNFCIEPGQTSLKEMLSSVPRALILTRGLGRGLNAITGEYSRGANGLWVENGEIVHAVQEVTIAGNLLEMLQNVDCVGNDLMVKGSTRAPSIRIQDMTISGS
- the tldD gene encoding metalloprotease TldD (responsible for the proteolytic maturation of the E. coli pMccB17 plasmid-encoded microcin B17, an exported protein that targets the essential topoisomerase II DNA gyrase; degrades the E. coli plasmid F-encoded CcdA), which translates into the protein MQTQLTQSVPVSLLEELLSIAMGRGASAADIYVERTTASSVSLEEKKIRATAHSVSMGVGIRVIAGTEVGYAYCDDLDPAALKKTAEVAASIAKEGGSPGPIQIKACPVPNRYPINVAPDSIAPAEKVALLKRGDEVAHAYDPRITQVMGSFSDSTKDILIATSDGTLVDDRRTMCRLSFMAMVIDEKGERHTGSHGGGGRVGFDFFTDFNPEMVATEAARMAISQIGAGAAPAGPQTVVLSPGWSGVFLHEAVGHGLEADFIHKATSLYAGQLGEQVASDLVTVIDNGELMNRRGSLNVDDEGTVAKEKVLIENGILKGYMVDKLSGSIMGIESTGSGRRQNYKCAPMPRMTNTYMAPGPHTHEEIIQSVQNGLYCASFGGGQVDISNGNFVFEVREGYLIENGRITAPVKNATLIGVGPEAMKNVSMVGNNPELDPGIGSCGKDGQTVPVGVGMPTIRMDDVTVGGTGISQ
- a CDS encoding HDIG domain-containing protein, encoding MINLSFWNICIFGGGAALLSAFLLHLRYNQKRTQIQRDMDRLKNETRALQKASEEKAQRDATARKTLLQIQLNNESEENTSIVEKRETALKNRLERQAQRLQRSREDQQVIQGRETNLKSQQAQLENLVQQAVAAEAKELALLEERSGALQKALLKECVQERKDEAKWRAKRFLTKSRDEQEQNATFNARQLMGRMMERISVSGHLERIQNIIPFPNPKTKIIFADPESDARKILHEHIDFTLEEGKLENSLLVRGDDPLGREIGRRVLRQLSNKSISASNKVRTICKRTNEEIDRELKNAARKAFKELGLKEAHPDIMALVGRLKFRLSYSQNQLKHAVEVAYLSGMLAQEMGLDVQLARRAGLLHDIGKAMTHEREGSHAVLGAEVARRCRENEWVSNAIGSHHNDEPMETPYAFIVTAADAISGARPGARRETITLYLDRVRQIQDIASRHPEVERVDVMHAGREVRIMVPGREENPESGNKNTKMRYVPDEELHPLAEDVARDLEDEMVFPGQIRVTVIRHSCAVAVAK
- a CDS encoding chemotaxis protein CheX — translated: MNQGMSVNDNDLFDIVRSVWSTVVSLDLERSADGSSRDDINSEFLCAWMEATGTWQGGLLLSCQESLAREAASIMYEVDDSMLGEDAVHDTFGELANMIAGSTKVLLPAGVTLEQPMVLEEAELPEACLSTWPQLNIATHNDDQMLYVSLFRWDEE
- a CDS encoding ribonuclease HII, which codes for MPQLSELSIAQLSKLLEQNKLGEVEIAELKGDSRQGARKLAAAAIRKKEQDTQEQERLVQMTNFERKLWKGGILHVAGVDEVGAGPLAGPVVAAAVVLPPEVLIPYVNDSKKLSAKRRETLEQEIKELAVSYSLGFCSPAEIDDLNIYQASREAMRRAVSGLNIKPDYLLVDARSVPGIGVEQLAIKGGDAKSQTIAAASILAKVYRDELMHEYAKEYPGYGFENHAGYPTKVHVEALKRLGPTPIHRQTFGPVRDCLL